CGCGACCAGATCCCGGAGTGCGTCGAGGGAAGGCTGGAGTCCCAGGGAGACGCCGACCGGAACACGATCGCGGACGCCACCGAGGAGATCCCGCAGGGGGACGCCGTTCTCCCGGGCGGCGAGGTCCCACAGCGCGGTCTCGAGCGCCGCCTTGGCCATGCGGTTGCCCCGGATGGGGGCGACGAGCCGGGCGAATTCCTCCGGCCCCTCGAAGGTCCTTCCGAGGACCGCCGGGACCAGGAACTCGCCCAGCGCGTGCGCGGCCGACGCGTTCGTCTCCTCGGAATAGAGCGGAGCGTCGTCCGCGACGCATTCCCCCCATCCGGAAGAGTCTCCGCCGTCGGCCTCCACGAGGAGGAACTGCTTGACCGTGGTTTCCCCGAACGACGTGCGGAAGCGGAACCGCAGCGGCATCTCGACGCGGCGGAGCACGATCCGACGCAAACGCATCAGGGAAAGTCTCCCACAGATGGTAGATTTCGCCCATGAATTCCATCGGTTTTCCGACCGTCCGAATGCGCCGGCTGCGCCGAACGGCGGGGCTGCGGACGATGGCCCGGGAGACGCGCGTATCCCCCTCGCAGTTCATCGCGCCGCTCTTCGTCCGGAAGGGCGCCAACGTGCGCGAGGAGATCTCCTCGCTGCCCGGGGTGTTCCGGACTTCTCCCGACACGGCGCTCCGGGAAGCGGAGGCGTTCCGGAAACTCGGGATCCCGTCCGTGATCCTGTTCGGGATCCCCGAGCGGAAAGACGAGGAAGGCACGGAAGCGTGGGACGACGAAGCGGCGGTCCAGCAGACCGCGCGCCTGCTGAAGAAGGAGATTCCCGAGCTGGTCGTCATGACGGACGTCTGCCTCGACGAATACACCTCGCACGGGCACTGCGGAGTCATCCGGAACGGCGAGGTCGACAACGACGCGACGCTTCCGCTGCTCGCGAAGGCGGCGCTGTCGCACGCGCGCGCCGGCGCGGACGTCCTCGCGCCGTCCGACATGATGGACGGGCGCGTCGGCGCGATCCGCGAAGCGCTCGACGAGCACCGTTTCGCGGAGCGCGCGATCCTCGCCTATTCGGCCAAGACCGCCTCCGCGTTCTACGGGCCGTTCCGGGAGGCCGCCGACTCCGCCCCGAAGTTCGGCGACCGGCGCGGCTACCAGATGGACGCCGGCAACTCCCGCGAAGCGATGCGGGAAATCGAGCTCGATCTCCGGGAGGGCGCCGACGCCGTCATGGTCAAGCCGGCGCTGCCATACCTCGACACCATCGCGAAGGCGCGAGCCCGCTTCGACTGCCCGATCGCCGCTTACAACGTCTCCGGCGAGTATGCGATGGTCAAGGCCGCGGGACGCAACGGCTGGATCGACGAGAAGCGGGTCACCTGCGAGATCCTGACGTCGATCGCCCGCGCGGGCGCGGACTGGATCCTGACGTATCACGCGAAGGAAGCCGCGGCGTGGCTCGCCGACGGCACGTTCCTCGCGTGACCGCGAAGAAGAAGCGCCGCACCGCGCGGCGGCGGCCCCGGTCGACCGCGCACTCCCACGCGATCTTCGCGGAGGCGAAGAAGCTCCTCCCGGGGGGTGTCGATTCCCCCGTGCGCTCGTTCGCGGCCGTCGGCGGCGAGCCGTTCTTCGTCCGCCGCGGCTCGGGATCGAGGCTCCGCGACGCCGACGGAAACGTCTACCTCGACTACGTCATGTCGTACGGCCCGCTGCTGCTGGGCCACGCTCCGGGAGCGGTCGTGCGGGCGATCCGTTCCGCCGCCGGGCGCGGCACGTCCTTCGGCGCGCCGACGGAGCTCGAGGTGATGCTCGCGCGCCGCGTGCGAAAGGCGTTCCCCTCGATGGAGAAGCTCCGGTTCGTCTCGTCCGGCACCGAAGCGGCGATGAGCGCGATCCGGCTCGCGCGCGGCGCGACGAAGCGCGACCGGATCGTGAAGGCCGAAGGGGGCTATCACGGGCATGCCGATTCGTTCCTCGTCTCCGCCGGCAGCGGGGCGGCGACGCTCTCGATCGCGGGGAGCCCCGGCGTGCCGGAAGCGCTCGCGGAAAAGACGCTCGTCATTCCCTACAACGACGCGGACGCCCTCGACGCCGCGTTCCGCGCCCACCTCGGGGAAATCGCGGCCTTCATCGTCGAGCCGATCGCGGCGAACATGGGCGTCGTCCCGCCGAAGCCGGGCTACCTGGAGGCGGCGCGCGAGATCACGCGTCGCCATGGCGCGCTCCTCATCTTCGACGAGGTGATCACGGGCTTCCGGGCCGCGTTCGGCGGCGCGCAGGAGCTCTACGGCGTCGCGGCGGACCTGACGTGCCTCGGAAAGATCATCGGAGCCGGCCTCCCCGTCGGCGCCTACGGCGGGCGCGCCGATCTCATGGGGCGGATCGCGCCGGACGGCCCGGTCTATCAGGCGGGAACGCTCTCGGGGAACCCTCTCGCGATGAGCGCGGGAATCGCGATGCTGGACGCGCTCGCCGCGAATCCGCCCTATGCGGAGCTCGAGGCGAAGGCCGCCGAGTTCGAGCGGCGCATGACCACGGAGATCGAAGCCGCCGGCGCCGCCGGGAAGGTCTGCTGGAACCGCGTCGGGTCGATGGGGACGCTCTTCTTCACGCCCGGTCCCGTCACGAACTTCGCGGATGCGAAGCGGTCGGATACCGCCGCCCACGCCCGCTTCTTCCACGCGGCGCTCGAGCGGGGCGTGTTCCTCGCCCCCGCGCAGTTCGAGGCGATGTTCTTCTCGACGGCGCACACGGCGGCCGACGTGCGGAAGACCGCGCGGATTCTCGGCGAAGCGCTCCGGATCGCCCTCCCCTAGCGCGGCGACTCGTCCCCGCGAGATCGCGGCCGTCGAACGTTCGGAATCCCTATTCGGTCGCGCGGCGAAGGCGCCGCGAGCGTGAGCGCGTCTACTTCGGGGGCAGCTTCTCGTACGCGTCGAGCGCTCTCGCGTAACAGGCACCGGCTTCCGGGTTCGTCTGCAGATCCTTCATCCACGGGACCGCGCTCCGGACGAGCGCCGGGTCGCCGCTCTCGGACACGATGAACGCGGCGTCGCACGACGTCCCGACGCCGAACCGCGCCACGTCGATCCAGCCGACGTCCCGGATCGTCGTCTGGAGCTCGCGGTCGGCCTTCGAGATCGCCGCCCGGACGGCTTCGCCGCCGTTTCCGGAGGCCTGCAGCGAACGGATGCGGGCGGCGCGCGACCGCAGCCGGTCGGAGATGGTCCGGACGAAGCCGTCGGAGAGGGGGCGTGGATCGGGGATCGGGACGACGTCCGTCGGCTGCATCACGACGACGCGCGGAGGTTCGGCCGGCCCCGCGGATGCGGTCGGCGCCGCCGCCTCGGCGGCCCCCGCGGGCACGACGGCCGGCGAGCCTTCGCCTCCGAAGGCCTCCTTCGAGATCTTCCACGTGCCGTCGATCTGCCGCTTCCAGACCGCCAGCCTCGGGGTGCGGCGCGTCCGGCGGGAGCCGCCATATTCCTCTTCGGCGGCGACGGCCCCCGTCTCGACCGCGAGATCCCCGCAGGTCTCGAGCGTCGCCGTCTCGAATTGCTCCCGGGCGACGCGCGGAGGAGACGACATGCGCCGGCCGATCCAGCGCCGGACCGCGGACCTGCCGCGAATCGGCTCCTCGCCGGAGGGATAGAGAACCACGTCATCCGCGTAGGCATCGATCGCCGCCGCGGCGTCGCGGGCGGCCACCGCGTGCGCGAGCCTCTCTTCGACCTGGCGGATCGCATCGGCGATTCCGGGATCGGCCGGCTCGGGAGCGGCGACGAGCGGAACCGCGGCGGTCAGGACGCAGATCACGGCGAGCATCGGACGCATGCGTTTCCTCCGGTTCGACGGGGACCGTACCGCATCGACGGCCCGGTATCAACGCGAGACGGAAGAGCGCCGCGGCCCCGGAATGCGGACGAGGTCGCGCCATGGCCTCGTCGAGGCCGGCGAACCCGGCCGAGAGACGCGACGGGGGACGAAGTCGCGGTCGGGCGATGGCACGGGCGTTGCTGCCTTTCTCCTTCTGGAGGAAACCGTATGAAATTTGCCGGCCTCTATCTCCTCGGCTACGTCATCTTGATCGCGGGCATCGTCGCCGCGCTCTGGAAGACCGGAGTGCTGCAGAGCGTCGGCGCCGGGTGGACGGCGATCGGCATCGTCATCGCGATCGGTCTCGGCATCATGATCGCCGTCGCCAACAGCGGCCGCAAGGAGAACATCTCCATCGAGAAGTGAGCCCGGGCGGAGCCCTTCGGGTCATCGAACTTCCGGGCAGAACTCCTCGAACCCCGACGCCCGCTCCCGCCGAGCCCCGGGATCGCCCCCCGGGGAAAGGATCCCGAGCGCCTCGAGTTGCGGCCGGAATTCGTAGCGGATTCGTATCCGGGCGGCGGGCCGGGGATCGAGGTCCAACGCCACTTCGACGACCGGGTGCTCGCGGCGGTTTCCCATCCCGGTCGCGGCGAAATCGTCCGAGAGCGCGCCCGACGCCGCCGCCTCGTTGCCGGGCGCCGCGTCCCGCCGGGAACCCTCGCGACGCGGCGTTTCCGGGGCCGGGGCGCCCATCGCCGGGACGGGAATCCGTTCGCGATAGAAAACCGCTTCGATCACGCCGAGGTTCTCCGTTTCCGAGAGCGACGCGGCGTACGAACGCTTCTCTCCGGCAAAGAAGAACGCTCGCGCCGCCGAGCCGCTCACCTGCCATCCCGGAATCGTG
The sequence above is a segment of the Thermoanaerobaculia bacterium genome. Coding sequences within it:
- the hemL gene encoding glutamate-1-semialdehyde 2,1-aminomutase; this encodes MARRRHVPRVTAKKKRRTARRRPRSTAHSHAIFAEAKKLLPGGVDSPVRSFAAVGGEPFFVRRGSGSRLRDADGNVYLDYVMSYGPLLLGHAPGAVVRAIRSAAGRGTSFGAPTELEVMLARRVRKAFPSMEKLRFVSSGTEAAMSAIRLARGATKRDRIVKAEGGYHGHADSFLVSAGSGAATLSIAGSPGVPEALAEKTLVIPYNDADALDAAFRAHLGEIAAFIVEPIAANMGVVPPKPGYLEAAREITRRHGALLIFDEVITGFRAAFGGAQELYGVAADLTCLGKIIGAGLPVGAYGGRADLMGRIAPDGPVYQAGTLSGNPLAMSAGIAMLDALAANPPYAELEAKAAEFERRMTTEIEAAGAAGKVCWNRVGSMGTLFFTPGPVTNFADAKRSDTAAHARFFHAALERGVFLAPAQFEAMFFSTAHTAADVRKTARILGEALRIALP
- a CDS encoding nuclear transport factor 2 family protein, which codes for MRPMLAVICVLTAAVPLVAAPEPADPGIADAIRQVEERLAHAVAARDAAAAIDAYADDVVLYPSGEEPIRGRSAVRRWIGRRMSSPPRVAREQFETATLETCGDLAVETGAVAAEEEYGGSRRTRRTPRLAVWKRQIDGTWKISKEAFGGEGSPAVVPAGAAEAAAPTASAGPAEPPRVVVMQPTDVVPIPDPRPLSDGFVRTISDRLRSRAARIRSLQASGNGGEAVRAAISKADRELQTTIRDVGWIDVARFGVGTSCDAAFIVSESGDPALVRSAVPWMKDLQTNPEAGACYARALDAYEKLPPK
- the hemB gene encoding porphobilinogen synthase, whose amino-acid sequence is MNSIGFPTVRMRRLRRTAGLRTMARETRVSPSQFIAPLFVRKGANVREEISSLPGVFRTSPDTALREAEAFRKLGIPSVILFGIPERKDEEGTEAWDDEAAVQQTARLLKKEIPELVVMTDVCLDEYTSHGHCGVIRNGEVDNDATLPLLAKAALSHARAGADVLAPSDMMDGRVGAIREALDEHRFAERAILAYSAKTASAFYGPFREAADSAPKFGDRRGYQMDAGNSREAMREIELDLREGADAVMVKPALPYLDTIAKARARFDCPIAAYNVSGEYAMVKAAGRNGWIDEKRVTCEILTSIARAGADWILTYHAKEAAAWLADGTFLA